A single Mucilaginibacter inviolabilis DNA region contains:
- the rlmD gene encoding 23S rRNA (uracil(1939)-C(5))-methyltransferase RlmD has protein sequence MNKVAKQKFFEDVRIIDIAEEGKGVGKTDDFVLFVDKAIPGDVADVQVYKSKKNFGEGRIVALKQPSEYRVEPFCEHFGTCGGCKWQHMDYTGQLKFKQKSVADALSRIAKIDVDGIMDIVPSPEDRYYRNKLEYTFSDKRWLYDGENKEDETLNMNALGFHIPGRFDKILDVKHCYLQAEPSNTLRNSIRDFVIAQGYSFYNLRNHEGALRNLIVRTSSTGEVMVIVVFAYVSEEEINKLMNFIDAGFPEITSLLYIINQKKNDTIFDQDVIAFKGPEYIHEEMNGIKFRIGPKSFYQTNSIQALRLYEITRDFAGFKGDELVYDLYTGAGTIANFIAGHVNEVVGVEYVPTAIEDAKVNSAINNITNTKFYAGDMKDVLVADFVAEHGKPDVIITDPPRAGMHPDVVNRLMEIEAPKIVYVSCNAATQARDLLVLKEKYDTVKIQPVDMFPHTQHVENVVLLVLRGN, from the coding sequence ATGAATAAAGTTGCCAAACAGAAGTTTTTTGAGGATGTCCGGATCATTGATATTGCCGAAGAGGGAAAAGGTGTAGGTAAAACCGACGATTTTGTACTTTTTGTAGATAAAGCCATTCCCGGCGATGTAGCCGATGTGCAGGTTTACAAAAGTAAAAAGAACTTTGGCGAAGGCCGGATAGTCGCGCTTAAACAGCCGTCCGAATACCGGGTTGAACCTTTTTGCGAGCATTTTGGTACCTGCGGGGGCTGTAAATGGCAGCACATGGATTACACCGGCCAGCTCAAGTTTAAACAAAAATCTGTTGCCGACGCCTTGAGCCGCATAGCTAAAATTGATGTGGATGGTATCATGGATATTGTTCCGTCGCCTGAGGATCGTTATTACCGTAATAAGCTGGAATATACATTTTCTGATAAACGCTGGTTGTACGACGGCGAAAACAAAGAAGATGAAACCCTGAATATGAATGCCCTGGGTTTCCATATCCCTGGTCGTTTTGATAAAATATTGGATGTAAAGCATTGCTATCTGCAAGCAGAACCTTCTAATACACTTCGTAACAGCATCCGTGATTTTGTGATAGCACAGGGTTACTCTTTTTATAACCTGCGTAATCACGAAGGAGCCTTGCGTAATCTCATTGTGCGTACTTCGTCAACAGGCGAGGTAATGGTTATTGTAGTGTTTGCCTATGTAAGCGAAGAAGAGATCAATAAGCTAATGAACTTTATTGATGCCGGTTTCCCGGAGATCACTTCACTGCTGTATATCATCAACCAAAAAAAGAACGATACTATTTTTGATCAGGATGTGATCGCCTTTAAGGGTCCCGAATACATCCACGAGGAAATGAATGGCATCAAATTCCGCATCGGGCCAAAATCATTTTACCAAACCAACAGTATCCAGGCACTGCGCCTGTATGAAATAACCCGCGATTTTGCCGGTTTTAAAGGTGATGAACTGGTGTATGACCTGTACACCGGCGCCGGTACCATCGCTAATTTTATCGCCGGTCATGTAAATGAAGTGGTAGGCGTGGAGTATGTTCCTACCGCTATTGAAGATGCTAAAGTAAACTCGGCTATCAACAACATCACCAATACCAAGTTTTACGCGGGCGACATGAAAGATGTACTGGTTGCCGATTTTGTAGCCGAACATGGCAAGCCCGATGTGATCATCACCGATCCACCTCGTGCAGGTATGCACCCCGATGTGGTGAACCGCCTGATGGAAATTGAAGCTCCAAAAATTGTTTATGTAAGCTGCAATGCCGCTACCCAGGCCCGCGACCTGTTGGTACTCAAAGAGAAATACGATACTGTAAAAATACAACCCGTTGATATGTTCCCGCACACACAGCATGTGGAAAATGTGGTGTTGCTGGTGTTAAGGGGCAATTAG
- a CDS encoding phosphoribosyltransferase family protein, with protein sequence MSEKKLLILNQHQIEQKLDRIAYQILEDNFDEQEIIIAGILPRGNHIAHRIKTILDGIAPFTSKLLTIELEKQSSTLQAKVDFDVQECSNKVVILVDDVLNSGKTLAYGFAVFLDVPLKKLRTAVLIDRNHKSFPVTTDFAGVALSTVIKEHVDVVLDEDGQEDAVYLR encoded by the coding sequence ATGTCTGAAAAGAAACTTCTCATACTAAATCAGCACCAGATAGAGCAAAAGCTCGACCGTATTGCCTACCAGATACTGGAAGATAACTTCGACGAACAGGAAATCATTATAGCAGGCATATTACCCCGTGGTAATCACATTGCCCATAGGATCAAAACTATTTTAGATGGTATCGCCCCTTTTACCAGCAAATTACTGACCATTGAATTGGAAAAACAAAGCAGTACCCTGCAGGCTAAAGTTGATTTTGATGTTCAGGAATGCAGCAACAAAGTAGTGATTCTGGTTGATGATGTACTGAATAGTGGCAAAACGCTGGCCTACGGTTTTGCCGTGTTTTTAGATGTGCCCCTCAAAAAATTGCGTACAGCTGTATTGATCGATCGTAATCATAAAAGCTTTCCTGTTACTACCGACTTTGCCGGTGTAGCCCTTTCCACCGTGATCAAAGAACATGTAGATGTAGTATTGGATGAGGATGGCCAGGAAGACGCCGTTTATTTAAGGTAA
- a CDS encoding PhzF family phenazine biosynthesis protein — translation MELDFFQIDSFTDRIFGGNPACVVPLKSWLTDDVLLNITKENAVAETAFFVINDHGIHLRWFTPEIEMDLCGHATLAAAHVLKTIFNYPEEKIVFNTISGDLIVTFNESDGLYWLNFPSRNPEPASLPATIKNALNIQPKTTLKSRDFVLVYESEQEIRDIKVDKQLFDQINLDPGGVIVTAKGDNCDFVSRYFTPQASILEDPVTGSAHCSLIPYWSNKLNKKQMKALQLSDRVGELVCIDIGDRVLIGGKAKTYSRGKFCTE, via the coding sequence ATGGAATTAGATTTTTTTCAGATCGACAGTTTTACTGATAGAATATTTGGGGGGAACCCAGCCTGTGTAGTCCCGCTCAAAAGCTGGCTTACTGATGATGTACTTTTAAATATCACTAAAGAAAATGCCGTAGCTGAAACCGCATTTTTTGTCATTAATGATCATGGGATCCATCTGCGATGGTTCACCCCTGAAATTGAAATGGATTTATGCGGCCATGCCACTTTAGCTGCAGCCCATGTGCTTAAAACCATTTTTAACTACCCCGAAGAGAAAATAGTTTTCAATACTATCAGCGGAGATCTTATTGTAACTTTTAATGAAAGTGATGGCCTCTATTGGTTAAATTTTCCTTCGAGAAATCCAGAACCAGCTTCGTTACCAGCAACAATTAAAAACGCACTCAATATACAGCCAAAAACAACGCTAAAATCAAGAGACTTTGTTTTGGTTTATGAAAGTGAACAGGAAATAAGGGATATTAAAGTTGATAAACAACTTTTTGATCAGATTAATCTTGACCCGGGTGGTGTTATAGTTACCGCAAAAGGCGATAACTGCGATTTCGTATCCCGCTATTTTACACCGCAGGCATCCATATTAGAAGACCCGGTAACTGGCTCGGCTCATTGCTCGTTGATACCTTACTGGAGCAATAAACTCAATAAAAAACAAATGAAAGCGCTCCAATTATCTGACAGAGTAGGTGAATTAGTTTGTATTGATATCGGGGATCGTGTTTTAATCGGAGGCAAAGCTAAAACATACTCAAGAGGCAAGTTTTGCACCGAATAA
- a CDS encoding shikimate kinase, protein MKYFLVGFMGCGKTTWSRKLAAKLGYEFIDLDHVLEAKAGMSIAEYFSSFGEDSFRKLESEVLKQTEYPEDVVVSTGGGLPCFFDHMQWMNANGKTLYIKLSPKNLADRLSNSKTVRPVLQGKQGDELVEFITGKLAERESFYLQASHIVEGIDMSVEKLEEALGLNPNFDQQ, encoded by the coding sequence ATGAAGTACTTTTTAGTTGGTTTTATGGGTTGTGGCAAAACCACCTGGAGCCGTAAACTGGCAGCCAAATTAGGCTATGAATTTATTGATCTCGACCATGTGCTCGAAGCAAAGGCAGGCATGAGTATTGCCGAATATTTTTCGAGCTTTGGCGAAGATTCTTTTCGTAAACTGGAATCGGAAGTACTGAAACAAACAGAATACCCCGAGGATGTAGTGGTGTCAACAGGTGGTGGCTTACCCTGTTTTTTTGATCATATGCAATGGATGAATGCCAACGGTAAAACGCTGTACATTAAACTATCGCCAAAAAACCTGGCCGACAGGCTTAGCAATAGCAAAACTGTACGACCGGTATTGCAGGGAAAGCAAGGTGATGAACTGGTGGAATTTATAACCGGTAAACTGGCTGAGCGGGAGAGTTTTTATTTACAGGCGAGCCACATTGTGGAAGGCATTGACATGTCTGTAGAGAAATTGGAAGAAGCACTGGGGCTGAACCCCAACTTTGATCAACAATAA
- a CDS encoding ABC transporter permease, whose translation MIRYLIRKLFYGLAVMLGVVLVVFFLFNILPVDPARMTQGQRADVQSLQAVRKEFGLDKPIPVQFAYYLNDLSPVGIHLNNTEEQQRYHYAKLFAVSDTKVLALKWPYLRRSYQTRKDVASLLMDVIPNTLVLATTAMIFAIIIGVFLGVLSAVNKDTWIDKLAISFSTLGISAPSFFAGIIIAWIFGFELSKYTGLNMSGSLYSYDPFRGEVISIRNLILPMVTLGLRPLAIIVQLTRNAMLDVLGQDYIRTAKAKGLGSRAIIYRHALKNALNPVITAIANWFASLLAGSFFVEYIFGYNGLGKATVDALEMSDFPVVMGSILFIAFIFVAISILIDIIYVWIDPRVKLS comes from the coding sequence ATGATCCGTTACCTCATCCGCAAATTATTTTACGGACTGGCGGTAATGCTGGGCGTGGTTCTGGTGGTTTTTTTCCTATTCAATATTCTACCTGTAGACCCGGCAAGGATGACGCAGGGCCAGCGCGCAGATGTACAATCATTACAGGCCGTACGCAAGGAATTTGGTCTGGATAAACCCATACCCGTGCAATTTGCCTATTATCTGAATGATCTTTCGCCGGTAGGCATCCACTTAAATAATACAGAAGAACAGCAACGCTATCATTACGCCAAACTATTTGCCGTAAGCGACACCAAAGTACTGGCGCTGAAATGGCCTTATCTTCGGCGGTCATACCAAACCCGTAAAGATGTGGCCAGTTTGCTCATGGATGTTATACCCAACACCTTAGTACTGGCTACCACGGCCATGATATTTGCTATTATTATCGGCGTGTTTCTGGGTGTATTAAGCGCGGTAAATAAAGATACCTGGATTGATAAGCTGGCCATCAGTTTTTCGACACTGGGTATATCGGCACCATCATTTTTTGCTGGGATCATTATTGCCTGGATATTTGGTTTTGAGCTGAGCAAGTACACCGGCCTCAACATGTCGGGTAGTTTATACAGCTATGATCCGTTCAGAGGCGAGGTGATCAGCATCCGGAATTTAATATTACCGATGGTTACTTTGGGTTTACGCCCGCTGGCTATTATTGTGCAACTCACCCGCAACGCCATGCTGGATGTACTGGGGCAGGATTATATCCGCACCGCGAAAGCAAAAGGTCTTGGTAGCCGCGCTATTATTTATCGTCATGCTTTAAAAAACGCGTTGAACCCCGTGATCACCGCTATTGCCAACTGGTTTGCCTCATTGCTGGCGGGTTCATTTTTTGTAGAATATATTTTCGGATACAATGGCCTGGGGAAGGCAACGGTTGATGCCCTGGAGATGTCGGATTTTCCGGTGGTAATGGGATCAATCCTTTTTATCGCCTTTATTTTTGTGGCGATCAGTATTCTGATCGATATTATTTATGTTTGGATCGATCCGCGGGTAAAATTAAGCTGA
- a CDS encoding BT_3928 family protein has protein sequence MKNSFIWFCRIAVGLLFIFSGLIKANDPLGFSYKLEEYFEVFHIMFLNSFALTIAVLLCTLEMVLGFALLIGVRAVKVAWGLLLLIIFFGFLTFYSAFFKVVQTCGCFGDAIPLTPWQSFSKDMILLLLVLVPFINRKKIQPIFKPKTADKWLIGAAVVALGFGIYTYNFMPIIDFLPYKIGANIPDEMKIPPGAKLDEFEVTYNLKNKKTGETKTMSDKEYLKTNIWKDANWEVVGNPESRLVKKGFEPKIRDLSIQDGQGNDYTKELLSNPFYSLVIVAHDLDKTNAEAINRLNALAINATENYNIRTVLLTSNSAQSAEAFAKAHKLVTEIFYADGVPLKEMVRANPGVLLLKNGTIVNKWHYHTVPTYDALVKKYFQQQ, from the coding sequence ATGAAAAACAGCTTTATTTGGTTTTGCAGGATAGCGGTTGGCCTGCTCTTTATATTCTCTGGACTGATAAAAGCCAATGATCCACTGGGTTTTTCGTACAAGCTGGAAGAGTATTTTGAGGTTTTCCATATCATGTTCCTCAATAGCTTTGCGCTTACTATAGCTGTACTGCTGTGCACATTGGAAATGGTTCTGGGCTTTGCCCTGCTTATCGGTGTTCGTGCTGTAAAAGTAGCCTGGGGTTTATTGCTGCTCATCATATTTTTTGGCTTTTTAACTTTTTACTCGGCCTTTTTTAAGGTAGTACAAACCTGTGGTTGTTTTGGAGATGCTATCCCGTTAACGCCATGGCAATCCTTCAGTAAGGATATGATCTTGCTTTTGCTGGTATTGGTGCCTTTTATCAATCGCAAAAAAATACAGCCCATATTTAAACCAAAAACAGCTGATAAATGGTTGATCGGGGCCGCTGTTGTTGCATTGGGTTTTGGCATATACACTTATAATTTTATGCCGATCATCGACTTTTTACCTTATAAGATAGGCGCTAATATTCCTGACGAAATGAAAATTCCGCCCGGCGCAAAGCTGGATGAATTTGAGGTAACCTACAATCTTAAAAACAAAAAGACCGGCGAAACCAAAACCATGAGCGATAAGGAGTACCTGAAAACTAATATCTGGAAGGATGCGAATTGGGAAGTTGTAGGCAACCCGGAAAGCCGGCTGGTTAAAAAAGGCTTCGAACCTAAGATTCGCGACCTTTCCATACAGGATGGCCAGGGTAATGATTACACTAAAGAGCTATTATCCAATCCATTCTATAGTCTGGTTATCGTAGCTCATGATCTGGATAAAACCAATGCAGAGGCTATTAACCGCTTAAACGCACTGGCTATAAACGCTACCGAAAATTATAACATCCGCACGGTATTGCTTACATCCAATTCGGCGCAAAGCGCGGAGGCGTTTGCCAAGGCTCATAAACTGGTTACCGAAATTTTTTATGCCGATGGTGTTCCGCTGAAGGAAATGGTACGTGCCAACCCGGGGGTGCTGCTACTTAAAAACGGTACTATCGTTAACAAATGGCATTATCATACAGTGCCCACTTATGATGCTTTAGTAAAAAAATACTTTCAACAACAATAA
- a CDS encoding DUF1599 domain-containing protein, which translates to MKKTRDYGTAWRILRPQSITDQIFIKAQRIRTLEEKKVSKVGEDITGEYIGIVNYCVIAMMQLESTPETAMELAPDHVEHLFDERVKETKELMFAKNHDYGEAWRDMRISSLTDLILMKLLRVKQIEDNQGLTEVSEGVKANYQDMLNYSVFALIKLGV; encoded by the coding sequence ATGAAAAAGACCCGAGACTACGGAACCGCCTGGCGCATACTGCGCCCGCAATCCATCACCGACCAGATATTCATAAAAGCCCAGCGCATACGGACCCTGGAAGAAAAAAAAGTATCTAAAGTAGGTGAGGACATTACCGGCGAATATATTGGAATAGTAAACTATTGCGTTATTGCCATGATGCAGCTGGAAAGTACACCCGAAACCGCCATGGAGCTTGCCCCCGATCATGTGGAACACTTGTTTGACGAGCGGGTAAAAGAAACCAAAGAATTGATGTTTGCCAAAAACCACGATTATGGCGAGGCCTGGCGCGATATGCGCATTAGCTCATTAACCGATCTGATACTGATGAAATTGCTGCGTGTTAAACAAATTGAAGATAACCAGGGCCTTACCGAAGTATCTGAGGGCGTAAAGGCGAATTACCAGGACATGCTCAATTATTCAGTATTTGCTTTAATAAAATTAGGAGTATAA
- the folP gene encoding dihydropteroate synthase, translating into MTQDTFFHKKTTLNAGGKLIDLSSPKVMGIINITPDSFYAGSRKPGVDEALQQAGKMLADGAAFLDIGAYSSRPNAEDISIAEETDRLLPVVEAIVAAFPAAVLSIDTFRAQVAEAAIKAGAHIINDISGGTLDEGMFATVARLQVPYILMHMKGTPQTMNQLAQYGDVFTEVLDYFVSRYQQLKQLGVHDVIIDPGFGFAKKNEHNYTLMNRLHDFDMLGLPTLVGISRKRMIYGLLETTAAEALNGTTVLNTIGLTKGANILRVHDVKEAMEAVKIWEAVNASKTF; encoded by the coding sequence ATGACCCAAGATACATTTTTTCATAAAAAAACTACCCTGAACGCGGGTGGTAAACTCATAGATTTGTCTAGCCCCAAAGTTATGGGGATCATCAATATTACACCCGATTCTTTTTATGCCGGCAGCCGCAAGCCTGGCGTTGACGAAGCCCTGCAGCAAGCCGGGAAAATGTTGGCCGACGGCGCTGCTTTTTTAGATATCGGTGCATACTCTTCGCGGCCTAATGCCGAAGATATTTCCATTGCCGAGGAGACTGATCGCCTGTTGCCTGTGGTTGAAGCCATTGTAGCGGCCTTTCCCGCTGCTGTGCTGTCTATTGATACCTTCCGAGCGCAGGTTGCCGAGGCTGCTATCAAGGCTGGCGCGCATATCATCAATGATATATCGGGAGGAACTTTGGACGAGGGTATGTTTGCCACCGTTGCCCGTTTGCAGGTGCCTTATATTTTGATGCATATGAAGGGTACTCCGCAGACCATGAATCAACTGGCTCAATATGGCGATGTTTTTACCGAGGTGCTGGACTATTTTGTATCCCGATACCAGCAGCTAAAGCAATTGGGCGTACACGATGTAATTATCGACCCTGGTTTCGGTTTTGCCAAAAAGAACGAACATAATTACACCCTGATGAACCGCCTGCATGATTTTGATATGCTAGGTCTCCCAACTTTAGTTGGCATCTCCCGCAAACGGATGATCTATGGATTGCTCGAAACCACTGCCGCCGAAGCTCTGAACGGCACCACAGTTTTGAACACCATAGGCCTGACGAAAGGCGCCAATATCCTAAGGGTACATGATGTTAAAGAAGCCATGGAAGCGGTGAAAATCTGGGAAGCTGTTAACGCTTCAAAAACTTTTTAA
- a CDS encoding nuclear transport factor 2 family protein, producing the protein MKSLALLLFALLLSAKTFAQQTDQEGIKQTINTLFDAMRKGDSTLLRSTFAKDIVFQSIANKKDGSVTQVTEKANDFIKQIGTPHKEIYDEQVTYKDIKVDGDLASVWAPYKFYLGKTFSHCGVDVFQLMKTKDGWKVIYIVDTRRKDNCPE; encoded by the coding sequence ATGAAAAGTTTAGCACTCCTGTTATTTGCCTTGCTCCTGTCAGCCAAAACCTTTGCCCAGCAAACGGATCAGGAAGGGATCAAACAAACTATCAATACTTTGTTTGACGCTATGCGGAAAGGCGACAGTACCCTGCTGCGATCGACCTTTGCAAAAGACATTGTTTTCCAGAGCATCGCCAACAAAAAGGATGGCTCGGTAACCCAGGTGACCGAAAAAGCTAACGATTTTATAAAGCAGATAGGCACGCCGCATAAGGAAATATACGATGAGCAGGTTACCTACAAGGATATTAAAGTTGATGGCGACCTGGCCAGCGTTTGGGCTCCCTACAAATTTTATCTCGGCAAAACTTTCAGCCATTGTGGTGTGGATGTTTTCCAGCTGATGAAAACCAAAGATGGCTGGAAGGTTATTTATATTGTGGATACGCGGCGGAAAGATAATTGCCCGGAGTAG
- a CDS encoding NUDIX hydrolase, with translation MDLTWKLLSSHYIHKGPWATLRLDKCEMPDGRIVDDYYVLEYSNWVNAVAITENNKVLMVRQYRHAAGIISLETPGGVIDGDEKPEEALRRELLEETGYQFDNFELLCTVYGNPATANNQTFTYLAKGGKKVQGQALDAHEELIVEEYTLAEVKQLLLENKIVQAMHCTGLFFGMVKLGVL, from the coding sequence ATGGATCTCACCTGGAAACTACTTTCATCACATTATATACATAAAGGCCCCTGGGCCACTTTACGGCTCGACAAATGCGAAATGCCTGATGGCCGCATAGTTGATGACTACTACGTTTTAGAATACAGCAACTGGGTTAATGCCGTTGCCATAACCGAAAACAATAAAGTATTAATGGTAAGGCAATACCGCCATGCAGCAGGAATTATTTCGCTGGAGACACCCGGCGGCGTTATTGATGGTGACGAAAAACCCGAGGAAGCCCTGCGTCGCGAATTGCTGGAAGAAACCGGTTATCAGTTTGATAATTTTGAATTGCTGTGCACCGTATACGGTAACCCGGCAACGGCCAATAACCAAACTTTTACCTACCTGGCTAAAGGCGGCAAAAAAGTTCAGGGACAGGCATTGGATGCTCATGAAGAGCTGATCGTTGAAGAATACACCCTCGCCGAAGTAAAACAACTGCTGCTGGAAAACAAGATAGTACAGGCTATGCACTGCACCGGTTTGTTTTTTGGTATGGTGAAACTGGGGGTGTTGTAG